The Porites lutea chromosome 7, jaPorLute2.1, whole genome shotgun sequence genome includes the window TACAACTGTGTCTATTGGTTTAGCTTTGAGACACTGTCTGTCTGTAAAGTTCTGCTATGCCACTCCCGGTCATTATTTAGCTAGCTTGCACTAAAGCAAACAGTTATAGTAATTTTTTTACCTAccctccctccctttggagGAGTTGTGTTGTGTTTTGTGTCAATATTCGCATTTGAATATAtctatatagatatttgcgccttataagtttttgaaatttttttttttgaataaaagTTTGGTAGGTCACTCCTTGTGGTGCGGTTAAGACTGCGTTGCAACTTCCCCCCAGCTTTTTGAattgcttgtgtcttgccatcttaTTCCTTTGCCTTTATCTGCTCTGATCCAGCCTGTACGGTGCTCgggagataagaaaggctctgccaatATTTTTGTTCTACCCCACGGTAGTGGGGCGATAAGTGAGGCTTGTGTTATTTTTTGCGCATAACCGGAAGTCGTTATAACCTGCCACAGGACTGTGACGTGTGCCCCCTTGTTACGCCATCTTGGAGTTATAATAATCATCATAATAATGACTTAAATGGATAACACAATACCAGGAAATTCCAGTAGTTTTCATTGtggtctatttgtttttttttttagcctgtGTGCATTATTTAGTTGCATGACTTTTGCATGCGTATCTTAATCAAAATAGTGattttaaaaggctttttgtagttttcaaaattatttcttgCATAGGCAGATCCCACAGTAAACCAGCAACCAGCAAATGAAGGAGACAATGCAGCAACTACTGGTAAATATAATATAtgttaaataatttattgccGAGCAGCCTCGTGTCTTTGTGAGGCGGCAGCAGAAAGCTGTGCATGAAAGTTCCGGGGCGGAATGAATCTCGAAGCGATGTAACATAAGGTAGTGTAAGGTAACTTTTATGATGCAATGCAGATcagagaatgcattgttttcgagcAAACAAGCGAGCATGCGTATATAGATAAGCACTTAGCACTTAGTGATAGCTATAACTAGAATTATGTAATGTTTCACTGTTGCATTGTCAGTTTTATAATGGGAAGTCACTCCCTGGGGCTaagagaagatatgaatttcccatttttcaacATGTTGTACCTTCCCTTccacattttcttttaaatcccCTATTTTCTGTCTTATACCCCCACCCAAATCCCCACACCAGTCCGTACAAACCATACAGTATCATCTTGATTATGTATTCTATTTTTCTACAAAGGATCTTCATGGGGATGGAGAGATCTGGCTTTGGGTGCAGCAGTTGGCACTGCCGCTGTCGCAGCAACTCCAGTGGTCCTTAGTGCTGCTGGCTTTACCGCTGGGGGGATCGCTGTTGGTTCTGCTGCAGCATCTGTGCAGTCAGTGCTTTATGGATCAACAGTGGCTTCTGGAAGTATATTTGCAGCATTGCAGAGTGCAGGGGTGGCTGGAATTAGTACAACTGCAAGTGGTATCATAGCTGGAACCACTGGAACTGCAGCTGTGTTTATGAAAAAAGTCGGGGAAAGGTGGTTCTGGAGGCAAGGATAAGGAATCATAATATGGAAAAGGTTGATGCAAAAATGAGAAATGGTTTACTTTCAAGAGAAATGAGATGGAATTGGAAAAAATCCATGTCATTCTGTGCAGTgtagtttttcacaattcagTTAGGTGTATTGTTTAGGGAAAAGATTCAACCCATCAAAatcaattaaaaaagaatccAGAATGTTTGCACGCAAAAAATATTGCAATTTCTTACATGgcgaaaaaaaactttgaccagtgaaatttctcatttatttCCCAACTGGTTTACAAAACTTAtgttataaataattttaactACACAAAGTGTTCAACTAGTTCTACTTATTTTAGTTTGTCCTCAACAACAACACtgtacaaaaataattatttatggtAACTTCATTAAAGAAAACAGAAAGACTCAAAGAGTGCTTTACATTTATTTCTCATTGTCTACCTGTGGTGTAGTAGTTTTTCCTAATTGGTTTGTATACCACAGGGTCCTTACCACCCACTATTAAAAGAACACTACAGCGTCTGATTGAAAAACACTCTAAAATGGAATCTATTTCGAGATCAACGTaacttcattttgtttgtttgttttttttctttttaacataattttttccCTATTATTACATGCTGTGCAACCACTTGTAGTTGACAATGAAAGTATGCAAATAATGTGTGCCAATCTCTGTAACAGTTGTCTTCAACTGTCAAGAAAATCTTCATAGCCTGGGTCAAGGATTATAATATCATTGTACATGCCTCAAAGAAATACAGGAAAAGATACATTCAGAAATATCTTGGgagcaaaaataaaatgatttttccCATGAAACACAAATACAAACACACATACATTGAGTCCttaattaaatttgtttataaaataatttataataattattattattttctgagGAAAATGATGTTATTTCAGCACAATGCTTATTAGGTGACATTTATGAAATACTTCACATGATAACTTTGCATTTTGTTCTAATATCCCAAACTCTTTGCCATCTTCCTCTCTGTCTGCTGCAAGCAAAGCTTTGACgtttaaagtaaataataataaataatcaaaTTTCAGTGCTATGTCTTTCTAAATGACTTTAGGATGGGGTAGATGTTTTCAAAGGCTTCATAAATTTCTGAGCGAACTTTAGCACCTGAAATAGATAATCAGGAACCATAATAAATGTGAAGTTATTTAAAATGCacattatgataataataataataataataacggttTAATATCAGTACATCCATAGTATGGCTCTTCGCCTGatataaaagtaaaatgagGAAATTAACATAAATCTGAATTATGAATTTGTAAAACGCTAGGGAATAGACAGTAAAATGTAATTATACAATATATACATACATTATTTAAAACTAGGCAAGAAGTCATTCCCCCTTATTCCAGCAGCGCTTCGTTAAAATACATAATGTTTGCTTACTGAAGGATTTAAAATTATCACAACATTTAACATTGGATGGCAGAGAATTGAAGAGGGCTGCCGCGCTATACTGAAAAAGTGTCCGAGGCGTGGGGAATAACTAGATTTATGGTAGTTGATGACCGTAAATTTCTTGCCTTACTGTCTTACTTGCTCAAGCTGAAGGTTTCTGGGCCAATCATATATAGCTTTGTGCGCGGGCCTTTAGAACATGCCATTCTCTATGTTCTTTCATAGGCAACCAGCCTAACTTAAGAATAGAGTCAATATTGTTCACATAGCgtccaaaaacaaaactggctgCCGCAAACTGGATGCGCTGTaacctttttaaaaggcaatCAGTAATTGGATAGAATATTATATCATTAAAGTCTAGGCGAGATAGAACCAGACATTCAACTAAATGTTTTCTAAGATGGTCGTTTGTTATGAGAGAATGTTCTATGACCAGCTGTCATTGTGACCAGTGATTTGCTGCATGACAGCTCCTGAAGAAATGATTGTTAATAACGGATGTTTTGACTATAAGGGAAGGAAGGAGTcatggatgagaggacaacagatgTGCCCCCTATTATGTATTAATAATGTGAACAGTAAGCTTGAACGTTGCAATacaaaggcgccactggcagccACCCTggtccatttatgagcttactgtaccTACTCAACCCATGATGTGGATGATGTGATGTGTGATGGTTGACCACACCACTGGGGTCTATGTCCCCTACACTTTttgaacagtggtgtgggttcttttatgtcccacaagaaccagatgagtgtaagtgctgtgagacgggacctacggtttttcgtatAAAGCTGAAAGACAAGTTCAACCTTACCAGTAAGAACCACTTTCCCAGAAACAAAAATCAGCAATACTATCCTAGGTTTGACCATTCTATAAATCAAACCAGGAAACAGCTCTGGTTCATAGctgaaaggaaaaagaaaccaatcatttaacaaaaattaataccAGTTTATGAACATTTGACTGTTAAACAACAACAGTTTTTGCAGTAGTTGTTGTCAAACAACAACTACtgaatagaaaaagaaaaagaaattatacacatttataataaaaaattgtaCCAAATGTGCTGTTTGGATTGTAGTTTATCATtgtctaataataatattttaatcacAATGAGGCaactttaaacaaaataataaaagtttaTTGTAATAAATGTAGAACTTTTAATTTTCCACAGAccataatattaaaatttttattagTGTCACTTTAAACGAGACAGGAGCAAGAAAGGTTTATGTTGGCTTTTCACAGCTGCTTGAGCAGGAGTTATGCAATTGGTAAAGATTTAGGACGCCTAACCAATTCAAACACTTAATAACATAATTATTACCTTGAAAACTGTCCATGGGCTAACACGAGGCCTTCAAGACGAATTGGAAATCTGACGTCACAACTACCTACCATGTTCTGGATTTTGAATTCTGTAAACTTTGCCTGCAATAGACATAAGATAATAGTCAGACTCTCTACAACAAGGCCTTGTGGCCCTGAAAGGCTGTGCAAACCTACCCTTATCCTCATACAGACTTTTTCACCTAAAAATTGTGGTTTTTGCATTATAAAAAATAGTGCTGTATTTTCCTGAATTAATGAACTTACTGGAAAACCAAGCTTCTGCACAACCCTAGCATATTTTCTGGCTGCTAATCTGGACTGTTCTTCActgcaaaataaaaaagataCATCAATGTCACAGGCcacaaacaataaaatacaCAACAAATCCTAGGGACAAAAGGATTGTAGAAGGGGCCTGACGATCACCATAAGATAATTTCTCCAATGTTTTTTAGTCACAAATACTCTAGAATTACTGTGAAGGCGAACTAGCTGTTGCACAAAATGGACCTTGAACAACAAGAAGAAGACAACAAGCTCTTTTTGCAAGGAGCAAGGGAACCATAATAAATAAACAGTTTGTGAATCATTTTGCCCGAATAACACATCTCAATCAGTTAGTCCACATTTCACTGCATACTATTTGCCAAAGACATTTTTaaacaggttttattttttcaggccTCTGTTAGTGGATTTTCACCATCATGCAGCACAAATCCTTTCACTATGTAACCAGAAGTGACCAAAGTCAAAACTTCATAACTTCAATTTGTAAACTACTAAAAAACACATAATACCAAGTGAAAATACTGCACAGAGGTTTCATTTCAAAGGTCACACTGCAGGATTTTGTCCATAAAGTCAAACGTTTAAACTACCTTTAGATTTCCTCATTCACTCCGGAAGTGAAAAGGCTGAGTCTCAACAACAAACAGAATTCAAATAATAAACTTGATGACTTAAATTTTCAGTGGTTGAGATGTGCGTCTTTTATTATGTTTTCTACTGGTCTGAGGCACCTTAAACCTGAAGGCCTTCATCCATCCTGATGAAGATATGAGTAGTCACACGTCAGTGTTCATTTTTACCTTATGCATCCTGGATGTAAACCTTCATTCACTTCCAACCTTTAAATTTTTGTACAAAGGTTTTTATTATGTTTTATACCTCTTTGCTCCCGTGCAGACCATTTTCCCAGAACTAAATATCAGAGCAGTGGTCCTTGGTTCTCGTATTCTCATAATAACTGCGGCAAATCgctgagaaaataaaaagatgcaaaaaaatttCACAAAGTGCAATGACTGACAAAAGATAAGAAGACAATATAAGATAATAAGTGAAGTATGAAAGAGAGATAAGCTTATGCCATGTGAGTCACTTAAATTGTACCTCATGAACTAAATGGTAAAATGCTATAGAATCTCCAAGAGAATCAATTCAGTCTTTGCTGAAATATATAAACAACACATACCTTAGGATTGTATTCTGCATTCCTAGCATGGAGAGCAATCTTTTTCAAGTCCAGTTTACATCCAAGATTTACAGTTGACACAATATTTctacagaaaaaataaatagccCTCTTAAAATACTTTCATGGTCACTGTTGTAAGCAAAATTATAAGGACCAGAAAGAAATATTGTTTGATACAAGACGTAAGTTACGTGAATTCCAGTGCAAAGTTACATTTATCAAATGATAGTGATTGTACATGTAAGAGCCAATTAATTTACAAGTTACAGATACCATTGTTTGTAAGTGACTAGTAAACAGTCCTAAGAAgacaaaatttgcttcttttaatTCCCGATCAAACTGAAATAATTTTTGAAGTAAAGGTTACTGTTGAGGGTGGAAAACTAGAGGACCAGAAGACCTGAAGAAAAACCTCAAGACCAAAGCCAAGAACCAACAATAATTGCAGTTATGAATTTCAGGACAGAGAAATTAAATGAACTGAACCACAATCATAGTTGTGAGAGAAGGGTGCTGGTGTACTGACCCAGCCACAAAGGGGTGCAAGGTGTGAGGCCCAAAGTGGGTCCTGATCTAATAGCAAATTCTCCCTTTGATTTACAAGCATACATGGGAAAGGTTGGAAGGAGAATTGAACCATTCACCAGAGGCCCCTTCAACCAgctctgttttcatttttttttactatttgtACTGTTCTGTCTCATGTAGACTTGAGATTTGACCAACCTTGTTCCCatggttctctcctacccgccctacggagcccTCTCTCTCGCTctgtagggcgggtaggagagaaccctgatAACGAGGTTGAGATTCAACCTGTGATcaggcattttttttctttccgggGAAAGGGAAAAAGAACACTTGATACATTTACTTCACAAGTGATCTGTCAAGCCTTGGACAGTCATTTGTAACTGGAATCTTACTTCAGTGTTGTGCCTTTCTATGAGCTAAGCCAGACACCGGAAGAGTGTCAGTTCCAGGAATGCAACTGGTTTGAAATTCGAAAGCCATACCGTCAACTAGAGAGATGTGCGGCTTATTGAGAGTCAACTGTAAGGagcaaagaaaggcagggaccaaatctaggtgtccattttagcAAGTTAGCCGTGTTATAGAGGTTTCTGTTACTTAAAAGAGAGTTCACTGTACTTGTACGCTTACACTCAAATTTAAAGGTCACAAAATCTAATCACTATGTACTCACTGTAGTTGCGGCACAATCCCAGCCTGCTCAGCTGTCATTGGTGTCATGGGTGTGAGGGGAGGCATAGGGCTGGGTGTCGGAGGATACAGCCCCCCTGGTAATGATGTCGTTGTCTGCAGGCCTGAAGGACTGGCAGACATGAGGCTGCCGTGGGCCTGCAAAACCAAttcactattattttttttcaaaacttttcaatAATTATACAGCTAAACCTCTCCACAATTATGGCCACTTAGGGGACAGAACAAAGTGGCCATTGCAGAGAGGTGGCCATGATAGAAAGGTCttaacaagagtcaatgtacatgtatcaaCTGTCCACCAAAAAAGTGGTTGTTAGCGTTAGCATTTTGACTGTTTCTTATTCCTAGCAAATGGCCACTTTTGCATTTTCACATTTTGCATTACAACCATTGTTTGCAATTTCCTTTGAGTATTACAGTTGTCCCaagagaataaacaaacaatcTTTACTCAACTTTGTTTTTGTAGGTGAGGGGGCATTTTTAAATAAGGACAAGGTTACAGGCAGTGCAAAAGTGGCAAAAAGGGTACATTCTTTTAATGTTACTACCAATCTGCAGTCTTCATCAAAAGACAGAGAATAACTCGTCAGTCGTTGGAAGAATTTGAATTCTCCACTCTCCATGGTATACCAATTCAAAAGTTATTTTTGATGCAGATAAAATAGAGTTTGGTATACTCAAACAAATCTTTCATATTCGAATAAACGGTACATTGAGAAATGCTCCTGAAAAAagctttcattttattttcttggatTCAAAGTACGTGCCTTGCATAAACCTCAGAGAACTTATTCAAAACGTAAGTATATTGAGTCGCTTGATTAAAACATCAATGAAGATTCCATCCATGGGGCAAGAACCCCTTTCAGCTGCAAAGAACGAGTAACTATGGCTGCTTCATTAACTCAgtcaaacgaaaaaaaaacattaaaaatccTTCTATCACCTTTTTACAGTCAAAGAGTATTCTCGAAATAAAAACTACCGTACCAGTAAATGTATCGCGGAGCGAAAGGTTCGCCCTCTCATCAAACTTTTAAAGCGTGCACTGAACAAAACTAATCCTGGACGACACAAACCTGCACCGCTGATGTTGGCCTGTATCTGTTATCTTCATTCTGGTCTAATCTTTCATCCATTACAGTACCCAAAAGATGCTTTCGACGTACACAAAATGCGGCGAAGATATCAACAACAGACGACTTGTTCCGGTGATCGAAGACTTTATGTCTTCTGCAACTACGACCCCGGTGCTTTGTGGGAGTAACGCCCAGTCCTTTCGCCGTTGCCCGTGCCAGGTTTCTTTCCGCCAATGCAAACCCggacatttttaaagtttgcgAATCGTAAAAACGTTGCGTCATTTGCGGAAACTTTTGAAATGAATGCCTTTACTACAACGATTAATCTTTCATAAACAGCCCCTACTAAACACGTTTCCTCTGCCCCCTCCCGTTTAAAGCCATATTTTTTAACAAGAAAGGTAGATTCTTTTAACGTTACCTCCAATCTGCAGGCTTCAACAGACGGAGAATAACTCTTTAAACCCTAGTAGTCAGCTGGtgtggccagccgaaatattgttaagAAAAATGATCAGCTTtacagtagtctttggacttctcttcttttggttcttaatattttagttTATAAGATCTCTtatctagagatccaacgttgacaaccagcaggatcttcgtccacggtttttgcaagGTAATTTCTTTATCATATTTTCAGGGCATACGCTACCCCAGGTCAAATCCCACAAGCAGCGCcgattcataaaaaaataataaggtAGGATACACCggaaaattgagtaattttaattttcagttgacaaaaaccttgtaccagaataatttaaacaaaatcgatttttttttttacatttttcaagggctaaagatgtaattagtcatctttaataacaccaaagaaaacttcttatgggagcccgagaaaataaatgtcaaatttcacaaaatgacatcttacacatgaaattttcagaattttacctgtgtatTCACAATTctcgtgaaatttgacattcattttcatgGGCTCCcttgagaaatagtctttggtgttattacagatgactaagtACCTCTTtgaaccttgaaaaatgttaaaaagaatgcaatattctttaaattattttggtacaaggtttttgtccacggagaattaaaattactcagtttcctgtTGGATTCCGTCATAATAACATTTCCAAATATCAATTTGCTCAAGTAAACCGCCCCACTTCCCTGCAGCGTTTTCCGTCATTCTCAGTGGGAAAATCCGCTCACCTTTTCGCGATCGCCTACGTAAAGTTGCGGAGTCTGCGCAAAAATCTCAGTTTTATTTCGCAGGTTCTGGTCTAATGTAAAAGCAACCAAACCATATAAAAAGTTTAACTAGTTTAATTGTAACATCGCTATTTACAAGATTTATCACGTATAGTGACTTAGCTGGATGTAATCCctttcaagaaagaaaatttatttgcaTTGATGAACAAAATCGAAACGGAGAAAAGAAGAAGCGACAGCGTGCCCCTAAAAGGTCCCAACctgttcctgaaaggccgattcgCGCTAATCAAAGATTAAAATTTTGGTtcactttttgtatttttaccttcctatgcattgcttagagtaacattctgtgttatcatttcttttttacgAAGTAAAggcacaacagtattttgtaagctcgagtcacgtgttcttagacaagaaaaccttacttaaaatttggcttaatcctgggttaaacttaaccatctttcgaggaactcGGCCCAGGGAAACATTAGTCAGTCTGCAATAAA containing:
- the LOC140944032 gene encoding uncharacterized protein produces the protein MDERLDQNEDNRYRPTSAVQAHGSLMSASPSGLQTTTSLPGGLYPPTPSPMPPLTPMTPMTAEQAGIVPQLQNIVSTVNLGCKLDLKKIALHARNAEYNPKRFAAVIMRIREPRTTALIFSSGKMVCTGAKSEEQSRLAARKYARVVQKLGFPAKFTEFKIQNMVGSCDVRFPIRLEGLVLAHGQFSSYEPELFPGLIYRMVKPRIVLLIFVSGKVVLTGAKVRSEIYEAFENIYPILKSFRKT
- the LOC140944033 gene encoding uncharacterized protein; this encodes MAFNGEPADPTVNQQPANEGDNAATTGSSWGWRDLALGAAVGTAAVAATPVVLSAAGFTAGGIAVGSAAASVQSVLYGSTVASGSIFAALQSAGVAGISTTASGIIAGTTGTAAVFMKKVGERWFWRQG